One window of Planctomycetia bacterium genomic DNA carries:
- a CDS encoding thiolase family protein translates to MSRNGHEEVVIVGAARTPIGVKCGTLASCAAEDLAVLAAEEAIRRSGIARDRIDAAVGANVYQMTAPGMQDIYFPRNVALRCHLNVEIPALMVQRICGSGLQTIVTGCHQILLPDHLDSARTVLCVGAETMSRVPQIVRSRRSRSAFWEFTEGGCVEDAMLTSLNHDLARTSMMLTADEYGARMGVTREECDRYADLSHEKARAAYRRSCFNGGDLLRGMFAVETKDPVGRPIHLARDECVRQTSVDVLARLPGLTPNKLVSPGNASEISDGAAAVILTDRTRADALGLSGRYAIAGCGVCGVDPRVMGRGPVPAVQQALTRAGIEKKDIGLWEINEAFAAQSLGVEKELDLDREIVNVNGGAIAIGHPLAATGARLLVDLMYEMQRRTVHYGCASACIGGGQGIAVIIRDTEMT, encoded by the coding sequence GTGTCGCGTAACGGTCATGAAGAAGTCGTCATCGTCGGCGCCGCACGCACGCCCATCGGCGTCAAGTGCGGCACGCTGGCAAGCTGCGCCGCGGAGGACCTTGCGGTACTCGCCGCCGAAGAGGCCATTCGACGAAGCGGTATTGCGCGGGACAGGATCGATGCAGCGGTCGGCGCCAACGTCTATCAAATGACCGCCCCCGGCATGCAAGACATTTACTTTCCACGAAATGTCGCACTGCGATGCCATTTGAACGTCGAAATCCCGGCCCTCATGGTCCAGCGGATCTGCGGATCGGGTCTCCAAACCATCGTTACCGGCTGTCACCAGATTCTTCTGCCGGACCACCTGGACAGCGCCCGGACGGTGCTTTGCGTCGGCGCCGAAACGATGTCGCGCGTTCCACAAATCGTCCGTTCGCGACGATCGCGCTCGGCGTTCTGGGAATTTACCGAGGGAGGTTGCGTCGAGGACGCCATGCTCACCTCACTCAATCATGACCTGGCTCGCACCAGCATGATGCTGACTGCCGACGAATACGGCGCGCGAATGGGCGTCACGCGCGAGGAATGCGATCGATACGCCGATCTGTCTCACGAAAAGGCGCGAGCCGCATATCGCCGTAGCTGCTTCAACGGCGGTGATTTACTCCGTGGCATGTTCGCGGTCGAGACGAAGGACCCGGTTGGGCGACCCATTCACCTGGCCCGGGACGAATGTGTTCGCCAGACTTCAGTGGACGTCTTGGCCAGGCTGCCGGGGCTTACACCCAACAAGCTCGTGTCGCCCGGTAACGCCAGCGAGATCAGCGACGGCGCAGCAGCGGTGATCCTGACCGACCGGACGCGGGCCGACGCCTTGGGGTTGTCGGGGCGCTACGCGATCGCCGGTTGCGGCGTGTGCGGTGTTGATCCTCGCGTGATGGGCCGTGGCCCGGTGCCCGCAGTTCAACAGGCATTGACCCGCGCGGGAATTGAGAAAAAGGACATCGGCCTGTGGGAAATCAACGAGGCCTTTGCAGCGCAGTCTCTGGGCGTCGAGAAGGAGCTGGATTTGGACCGCGAAATCGTGAATGTAAACGGTGGCGCAATCGCCATCGGCCATCCGCTGGCCGCGACCGGCGCCCGCCTGCTCGTGGACCTGATGTACGAGATGCAGCGACGAACCGTGCATTATGGCTGTGCCTCGGCGTGCATCGGCGGTGGGCAGGGTATCGCGGTCATCATCCGCGACACGGAGATGACCTGA
- a CDS encoding AMP-binding protein, whose product MLCEGHIGVHPPGALGVGFFVHAQANCFIGHNADGITELLKKSGSLQLDEQGALRAVGLRNRVFSNVLEADALGRLPELLFVCCNPDQLPLFTGMLTQFLENLAGRGRLRSVADIRARVPIALVLPNGVLAEQTLHTYEDQLHESLLMRRLPELTEEMVAALLDRVVRGVSLQAGGRRGSGPDTVYILERKGTLLFAGGGEDERARIEVILAAHDYPAQHIRGVPATRIEFDKAMISIVLNVGGLIHMVKSDGELIDLRMGDLCKDESKAEFVDRVTRAVFDVGRAVGAYPPVATYDEIWAVHRATILAHANHVTSSVKQFRDALTRGLNSVRLFSNEEWILTPLGRYAAKAGLLVEEKLFKALGHQVQESMARAIRYRDQKSSLGGSRARNMKLIAQRNFTVELYDAGPDNVNLIGTMLDDEHLVKLEFNVYLPDEQITRSRLDMIRVPFPVCREVEAVAERLVGLRIERGVLNEIAKRVGGRAGCSHIKELATNIIYFAASHLVRRRSGIDPMSTDFTFKPPEERFTLTQSLLRDSCLAYCQTTPRGLDEQIGIRRVGEEHSHPIPLGEYEPSLGVVLRETSRKWADRVYLRYREGEQVKSITRMEFADRVFRIASHLIDLGVRRGDRIGMISENRVEMYLFELAAATIGAVSVPVFAGYPQAQVAYVLGHARPRYVVVSGHHQLEKIDRSLYPWIERYYCMDFDRRSAEWGALDFAELLMDGGAAADRLNERIDSVCPDDLCIIMYTSGTTGPPKGVQLCHRSLISQQKALALIWDLCPNDVLMSFLPWHHSFGGLFERFLTLYHGTEICLDDSRGRDIDRLIANWKVFSPTIFCSVPRVHDMIMTRCQEDAAAEQIVFGARLRFVFTAGAPLPTTVDAAYRQRNVPVLEGWGLTENSPCVTLSTPDLPRRCGFVGQPIPGVRVRVGSDQELMVQGPNVMLGYLDDEDATSRAIDEDGWFHTGDLGEFTPEGLHLFGRKDGAFKLTTGEKVHPQRIESVLVNESPYINCAVVIGSGRDFVGAILYPNWSKVQSWAAQRGLSTGELTDHSAFRELMANELARLNSLIEVKYQRVRRAIVANHEPSLDQGELTPSGKLVRKVILNNYQRQIEAMFSADPPEGVIDVPQPETRRTCAGVA is encoded by the coding sequence ATGTTGTGTGAAGGACACATCGGCGTGCACCCGCCCGGAGCGCTGGGCGTCGGGTTCTTCGTTCACGCACAGGCAAATTGTTTCATCGGGCACAACGCCGACGGCATCACCGAGCTGCTCAAGAAGTCGGGCAGTCTGCAATTGGACGAGCAAGGGGCGCTGCGGGCGGTGGGACTGCGGAATCGCGTCTTTTCCAACGTGCTTGAGGCCGACGCGCTGGGGCGGCTGCCGGAGCTGCTTTTCGTCTGCTGTAATCCCGACCAGCTCCCGCTTTTTACCGGGATGCTGACGCAGTTTCTGGAGAACCTCGCGGGGCGCGGGCGGCTTCGCAGCGTCGCGGATATCCGCGCCCGCGTGCCGATCGCGTTGGTCCTGCCCAACGGCGTCCTGGCGGAGCAAACGCTGCACACCTACGAGGACCAACTGCACGAATCGCTCCTGATGCGGCGGCTGCCCGAGTTGACGGAAGAGATGGTCGCCGCGCTGCTCGATCGAGTGGTGCGCGGCGTCTCGCTCCAGGCCGGGGGGCGGCGCGGCAGCGGGCCGGACACCGTCTACATCCTGGAGCGCAAAGGCACTCTGCTGTTCGCCGGCGGCGGCGAGGACGAGCGAGCCCGGATCGAAGTCATCCTGGCGGCCCACGACTATCCAGCCCAGCACATCCGTGGTGTGCCGGCCACGCGCATCGAGTTCGATAAGGCCATGATCTCGATCGTGCTGAACGTCGGTGGGCTGATCCACATGGTGAAGTCCGACGGCGAGTTGATCGACCTGCGGATGGGCGACCTCTGCAAGGACGAGAGCAAGGCCGAGTTCGTCGATCGCGTTACGCGGGCGGTCTTCGACGTGGGCCGGGCCGTCGGCGCCTATCCGCCCGTTGCGACGTACGACGAGATATGGGCCGTACACCGCGCGACGATCCTGGCGCACGCCAATCATGTCACCAGCTCGGTCAAACAGTTTCGCGACGCGTTGACCCGCGGGCTGAACAGCGTGCGGTTGTTCTCCAACGAGGAATGGATCCTGACGCCGCTCGGCCGCTACGCCGCCAAGGCCGGGCTCCTTGTCGAGGAAAAGCTGTTCAAGGCGCTGGGTCATCAGGTTCAGGAGTCGATGGCGCGGGCCATTCGGTATCGCGATCAAAAGTCATCTCTGGGCGGTTCAAGGGCGCGAAACATGAAGCTCATCGCACAACGGAATTTCACGGTCGAACTTTACGATGCGGGTCCCGACAACGTGAACCTGATCGGCACCATGCTCGACGACGAGCACCTCGTGAAGTTGGAGTTCAACGTCTACCTGCCCGACGAGCAGATCACTCGCAGCCGGCTCGACATGATCCGCGTGCCGTTTCCCGTCTGCCGCGAGGTCGAGGCCGTCGCCGAGCGGCTCGTCGGCCTGCGTATCGAACGCGGCGTGCTGAACGAAATCGCCAAGCGCGTCGGCGGCCGCGCCGGCTGCTCGCATATCAAGGAATTGGCGACGAACATCATCTACTTCGCGGCGTCGCATCTGGTCCGCCGCCGCAGCGGCATCGATCCCATGAGCACGGATTTCACGTTCAAGCCGCCGGAAGAGCGATTCACGCTCACCCAAAGTCTGCTCCGTGATTCCTGCCTGGCCTATTGTCAAACGACGCCGCGCGGGCTTGATGAACAGATCGGAATCCGTCGGGTCGGTGAGGAACATAGTCATCCGATTCCCCTCGGTGAATACGAGCCGTCTCTCGGAGTCGTGTTGCGGGAGACTTCGCGGAAATGGGCCGACCGAGTGTACTTGCGGTATCGAGAGGGCGAGCAAGTTAAGTCGATCACGCGAATGGAGTTCGCCGATCGGGTTTTCCGGATCGCCAGCCATTTGATCGACCTAGGCGTTCGACGGGGCGACCGCATCGGAATGATTTCCGAGAACCGCGTCGAGATGTATCTCTTCGAACTGGCGGCGGCGACCATCGGCGCGGTCAGCGTTCCCGTGTTCGCGGGCTATCCTCAGGCGCAGGTGGCGTATGTGCTGGGCCATGCACGGCCGCGGTATGTGGTTGTCTCGGGCCACCACCAGCTTGAGAAGATCGATCGCTCTTTGTATCCCTGGATCGAGCGGTACTACTGCATGGACTTCGATCGTCGTAGTGCGGAGTGGGGCGCGCTGGATTTCGCGGAGTTGCTCATGGATGGAGGCGCAGCCGCCGATCGGCTGAACGAAAGGATCGACTCCGTCTGTCCGGACGATTTGTGCATCATCATGTATACGTCCGGAACGACGGGTCCACCCAAGGGTGTCCAACTCTGTCACCGCAGTCTCATTTCCCAACAGAAAGCCCTGGCGCTCATTTGGGATTTATGCCCCAACGACGTGCTGATGAGTTTCCTGCCTTGGCATCACAGCTTCGGGGGCCTCTTCGAGCGATTTCTGACGCTTTATCATGGCACGGAAATTTGCCTTGATGACTCCCGCGGCCGCGACATAGACCGTTTGATCGCCAACTGGAAGGTCTTCTCGCCAACGATATTTTGCAGCGTTCCGCGCGTTCACGACATGATTATGACGCGCTGTCAAGAAGACGCCGCGGCTGAACAAATCGTCTTCGGAGCGCGCCTGCGATTCGTGTTCACCGCCGGGGCGCCGTTGCCGACCACCGTGGATGCAGCCTACCGTCAGCGCAACGTGCCAGTCCTGGAGGGATGGGGACTCACGGAGAATTCGCCTTGTGTGACGCTTTCCACTCCGGACTTGCCCCGCAGGTGCGGATTCGTCGGCCAGCCCATACCGGGCGTGCGCGTGCGCGTGGGCAGTGACCAGGAGCTGATGGTCCAGGGGCCGAATGTGATGCTGGGCTATCTCGACGACGAAGACGCCACCAGCCGCGCCATCGACGAGGATGGCTGGTTCCATACCGGCGACCTGGGCGAGTTCACGCCCGAAGGCCTGCACCTCTTTGGCCGCAAGGATGGCGCCTTCAAGCTGACGACCGGCGAGAAGGTGCATCCGCAACGGATTGAGTCGGTGCTGGTCAACGAATCGCCGTATATCAACTGTGCGGTGGTGATCGGTTCGGGAAGGGACTTCGTCGGCGCCATCCTCTATCCGAACTGGTCAAAGGTGCAATCCTGGGCGGCCCAACGGGGTCTTTCTACCGGAGAGTTGACCGACCATTCCGCCTTCCGCGAATTGATGGCCAACGAACTCGCCCGCCTGAATTCCCTGATTGAAGTTAAGTACCAGCGCGTTCGCCGCGCCATTGTCGCCAACCACGAACCTTCTCTGGATCAGGGCGAACTGACGCCGTCAGGAAAACTGGTCCGTAAAGTCATCTTGAACAACTACCAACGACAGATCGAGGCGATGTTTTCGGCTGACCCGCCCGAGGGTGTGATTGACGTACCCCAACCCGAGACTCGGAGGACCTGTGCCGGTGTCGCGTAA
- a CDS encoding ATPase produces the protein MMNGSLYVGIDAGSSATKCVVVDIEGNLLSTGVTSSGFDYSAAAERVLTQALEQAGQSRADIAFCVSTGYGRGRVAFSDRKITEITCHARGAMQWYPEVEYIVDIGGQDTKVIRVDPHGKMADYRMNAKCAAGTGAFLESIALRLGMPLTDVDELAMQSTSATVVNSYCTVFAGTEVLERIKDGQPPQDISMGLFRSIASRVFEMFPFCGGPVAATGGVVTYCRAMVRALEEVLKRPVLRPPLPQHAGAYGGALLAREFAMSRRVSNHVV, from the coding sequence GTGATGAACGGTTCCCTCTATGTCGGGATCGATGCTGGATCGTCGGCGACCAAGTGCGTGGTGGTCGACATCGAGGGCAACCTGTTAAGCACCGGCGTCACGTCCTCCGGCTTCGATTACAGCGCCGCCGCCGAGCGCGTATTGACGCAGGCGCTGGAGCAAGCCGGGCAATCCCGCGCGGACATCGCCTTCTGCGTCTCGACCGGCTACGGCCGAGGTCGTGTGGCCTTTTCCGACCGGAAGATTACGGAGATCACCTGCCATGCCCGCGGGGCGATGCAGTGGTATCCCGAGGTTGAGTACATCGTCGATATCGGCGGTCAGGACACCAAGGTCATCCGGGTCGATCCGCATGGCAAGATGGCCGACTACCGAATGAACGCCAAATGCGCCGCAGGTACGGGAGCTTTTTTGGAGTCGATCGCCCTTCGTCTGGGCATGCCGCTCACCGACGTGGACGAACTGGCGATGCAATCGACATCCGCCACCGTGGTCAACAGCTATTGCACGGTATTCGCCGGGACAGAGGTGCTTGAACGCATCAAGGACGGCCAGCCGCCGCAGGACATTTCCATGGGGCTTTTTCGATCCATTGCCTCGCGCGTGTTTGAGATGTTTCCGTTTTGCGGCGGTCCCGTCGCGGCCACGGGCGGCGTCGTGACGTACTGCCGGGCGATGGTACGGGCGCTGGAGGAAGTTCTGAAGCGGCCGGTGCTTCGACCGCCGCTGCCGCAACATGCGGGCGCATACGGCGGAGCTCTGCTGGCCCGGGAGTTCGCAATGTCCAGGAGGGTGTCCAACCATGTTGTGTGA